The nucleotide window ttcacGGCAGCTTAATAAATaaaggaaaagaaaaagaaacgaaaagGAACCAAAGAAAATGTGCGCGCGGAAGAGAAGGTGGTATAGATTATATATAGGGCGTGTGAAAAGAAAGTGGGAGAGAGAGAGTGCGCGCATCCTAACGGAAATAACTGTTAAGCGATTTGCAGCCATTTCTCTGCCGATACAATAAAGGAGTCGTATTGGTCACCAGCGTTTCGACTCCTTGTAATATTCACGCGCTCTATAATTATCACGTAGTGTCTGCTGGAACCTGAAATTATAACTCTTTAACTTCTTTTTGCACGTGAATGCCTGGTAAGCAAACTTAATGACCTGTTAAGCGGCGCTATTCGACCAAACTTATCAACTACATATAGACACATACCCAGAGCAGTAGTGGCATGGCTCCTTAGTTGTTTGTGCAACTTTAAATCCGTGTCAATTTTACGTTCAACAACACTtggaatatttatgtattttctatGTTTGTTTGGGGGTATACCTACTAACTGCTTACTGCGGAGTGAGTCAGTGGCAACGACACTTCGTACTGGCTAATTAAGGGGTTGGCGTGAGTGCGGAAGTGTAGTATTTGCCATTGTACTTTACGGTAATTATATTGGAATAAGAATTAAATGCTATAAACTAACACTTAAGGGTTATTAAAATTCGAAAAGGATCGCCGAGGCGCCGCAacgttattttaaataatttaaatggagCTTTGGAAATAATTGaaacagttttattttaatgGCGGGCAATGAAGGGAGCAATGTACCGTTAGCGACTTGACTATTTTAATAGTattgtagaaaagcgcacagaATTTTAACCTCACTTTTGAACACTCTCTTAACTGGGATCCACGAAAAGTGTTCGAAATGAGTTCGAGAAGAGCAAGTCAACTTTGAAGAAGAAATCTCAGAAAAAAGATTTCTTTACGGTTTCTTGCATAGGAAGCTTTACTTTCAGACCTTAACTATCATATTGAACTTATGGCACACTTCTTTACTATCAATCAGCAATCAGacattgaacttgtggaacaccatCTTACTAGAATATCAATTTGCAAGCTTTAACATCGACTAACATATTTCCGAtgtacaataaaaattttaaggacttattattatttaaaaaatacaatctGGTAagcttatttgaaaatattgcgGTAACCTGACAAATGACAAACTGTTACCATCTCATCAACACCTTACTGGTTTCACTCTTCGCGTTACTACAACAAATTTTGCAGGTTGCTAAGACTAAAGAAATCAACAAACTCAAGCATTGATTTCTGAAATTTGCACAGAGTTAAATGGAACTGAGAACACGAAAAAATGCCGTTACGCGCAGCAGCGGAAGTCGATAAAATTGgtgaaataaatgataaaatcgCAGAATTGAAGAAGCGTATACTACTAGCAGGTGAGacctaaaatcttaaaaaaaaaaattacatgctcAACTTCTCTGTTCCTCGAGAGGGTCAAAAGACAGCTAATGCCGCCGAATGGCAAAAACAGAATCGCATAAACCGTGAAACCATTACAACACTGAAGAAAGAAATCAAAGAGCTGACACACAAATGCGGCCAATTGCGCAATCCACTGCAACGTGCGGTGATCATCAAGGAGGAGCCGGCCACAGCGCAGGAGGTGCGAAAGAAGGCGAGCAGCGCTACGACTACAGCGATTGCAGTGGGTAAAATGAGTTACCCGATTGGTGCGCGCAGTGTTGAGGATGCCATTTTTCTGACTGATTTGAAACTCACCGAACAGCGCAAGCAACTGGATCTGCTGCGACACCGCTTCAGATGTCGCAAGGAACGCTTGGCTAAGATGGTGCAACAATATCGCGGACTGAATGCGGCCAAGACGGCGCAGGCGCAGAATTTGGGTGAGAAGCCGCCGGAGACGTTGGAGGAGGATGCCAATAGAAAGGTTTGTATGTATAGTGTTGGAGATGCTAAGAGACAGTCTTATATTTTGTCGAGCAGTTGGTTTGTCAGCTGGAGAATGAGATACATCGCACGAATGTCCAGTGGATGGAGGCCGAGCATATACGCAAGAAATATCGCTCCATTGAGGCATCGCTGATGAATGATGCTGAGCGGTTTGAACGCAGCCTGCGCGAGTTGGAAGCAGCACTGACTGAGCAGCAAGCAGAGATCGATAGGTTGCAGGTTAGTgaagttcaaaatatatgttcaGAATAcacgaaaatttcgaaaaacccTCATCCAAACTCCAGCAAGTACACAACGAGGCCATTGCAATGCGTGACGCAGCCAAATCAATACTACAACGCCAAGAGCAACAAGCACATCTCTCACAAAAGACGCGTGAGCGACAAGCACTCGATTTCCGCAAACAGGTTGAGGCACGCAAGATGGAGCTGGAACGTATTGGCCGCAAACTATTTGTTGAGAATAAAACTCTAGTACATCAAGACAGTCTCGGCTCTAACTCTGGCGATCAGCTGACCGCAAAAACCGAGACTGAAGTGGATGAGACCACACATTTGCAAAACTTAACTGCCGAAATGGAGAATCTCTTCAAGCAACTAATGGAAGTTAGTGGTGCCACGACTCCTGCTGAGGTTTACGATCGCTTTTGCTCGCAAAAAGAATCCGCTTCCCGCTTGTCTTATCTACGTAATGCGGCAGAGAAGGAGAAATCGCAATTGGAAGCACAACGCGAGCAATTAACACTATCACTAGAGGCAATGAAGTTCTCAGATGGCAAAGAGAGCGAGGTGTAAGTGTCTAAGAAATAGAATGTTGACCGAGTTAGTGCTCCTTTGTTAAATAATTTCCTTTCTTTGTAGCAACCAAGAGGTCAtcgagaatataaaattaaaaatttctgaattagATCTGGAGCGTCAAAAGAACTCGGAGGCCTCGGAGCATACGCTTACggttttgaaatttatcaaagaGCATTTATGcgaaatgatctttaagttacAAGAAGTGGATGAGAgtcatattaatttgaaaacgaAGGGTCTTTATATACACGTGGAAATTTTACCCAAATTTTTGGCTGATGAAGCTGCAGATGATGACTTTATAGAGGTTTGTAGAAAGTTAAACTGAAGTTTTGTTTCTAAATGGTTTGTTATGAATGGATCTTTTGATGTATGGATTTTCTTCGCCACAAATATTTTACCATGTCAAGTGAATCATAAaacgtagcatacatttaggatttTGTGTGATTCCTAGCTGAGACGCACACCCAATAATTTAACTcaataattttaacttttaataattttcgtagattttgaaattcaaactaCAACGTTGCCAGGAGATAAGCAAACCAGCGGACGCTACCATGCCTGAAGTACCGAAGTTGGAGCTTGAGGTAAGGCTATGGCAATATATTTAACTATTTCACTGACAATTCCATTTCAAACCTTTCTTTTTACTTAACGAAAAAAGCAGAGCGATGAAGTCTACCCACCCTCCGACGCACCCAAGTCACCCACTGTAGCCGAGGGCGAGAAGCCACAACCAATGCCACTTTGCTATTACAATTTGCTCGCTGGACGCGCTCAGCGCGCTACAGGCACATCCTCTTCTTCGCCCGAACAGGCACCGGCAGCAGGTATGACACgcgtacaaaaaataaattctccatttttataagtcaaattttccaattaaatttatatgcactACAAACTTTTTCCCACCAACCCACAGCTGCCGTGCCCGATGAGGAGAGCGAGGTGCCCACACGTCAATACCTGAAGCGCCAATCAGTGCTGCTGGTGGATTCCAAGTCGCGACGCAAACCATTCCGACCAACGCCAGCGGGACGCAGGAAGTAAGAGGCAGCTAGCGAGAGCgtgcagaaaaaaaatatacaaattaaagatatatgaaatgtgaaaataaaaatatacaattgaaAAGGAATATACCAAAAATGAATTCAATTTGCGACGCCACTCAAGTGTGAGCGCAACGTTGGCAGCTGGGCGTTTGTTGAAGATACGGACGCTTGCACAGAACTCAAGTGAAGCGTGTAACAGCACGTTTGTGCCACAAAATGCAAATTCAACCGCTATTCATGTCcatcttaattaaataaaaaatgcagcccaaaagtatgcaacattccCAGAAGTatgctttaaaatttaatttcgcatTGTCGAAGCTCAAACCACAGATTTACACACGGAGAGTGCTTGTGAATGAATGCCTGAGAAGTAGAAATgcattttttgaacattttgctgttgttgttgctcatgaTCCCCAAGGCAACGTATTCAATTTCGTGTTGTTAATaatgtgattgttgttgctgttgttgcatgctATGCTCATGCTTAATGACTGCTACACGCCAGGACTGCCCTTGCACCGCCACGTTCAAAGTCAAAACAGTAAATGCACTAATAATGTTAAGTCAAAGTAGCAACATGGCCGTAACTAGCAGTAGAACATAGTGCAGTGTGCTTGCGCGCCCGTTGGTATGCtatgaaaaattacattttttcattacGGCTACCCTTGTCTCGAAATATGCAATATGCAGCTCAACAAAACAGTTAGTTGAGCCCAAAATGGGTGGTTCGAAGGGTGGCGAGAGAACGCggcataaagaaataaatatggcGAATTCAAAAGAGATAAAAGGAATAACATGAAAGGATTTTGTGGTGTGCATATTGCAGGcatgattgttgttattgttgttgttgtcattgctgttgttgcaactgtTGAACTTGTTAAGAGCTGAACACAAGCAGGCAACCAGCAGTCGACACGACCATTAGCAAATgcacgctcacacacacacgcatatataaTTGCATATTTATGTTGCCAACTGTTCATTGCTACTTAGCAGCGgttgatatacatacaaacataccttTAAATATGCTACTCAACCAGTATTTTGGTTTTCAGCTGTCAAGCTAACAACCAACCGTAGCAAACCAACTACGATAAGGACGCTAAACATGTTTGTGCGCGTTTGTATGTCTGTGCACAAGCTAGTGTCAttaacacttacatacatatatatgtatatcccatATAGAATTTCTAGTTAGAGCATGAGATTGTAGACAACAAACGTCATGTTAGCATATAATTTGCTAATGTTTACTTGACCGCCCCTAATTGCATGCTAAgtatttttgcatatgactGGAATATTTAATTGCCAACTCAACACTCGAGCGTCGCTATACGCACACAAACACCAAGGTgctcacactcacactcacacaggAACACAGGAGCTCAAGGATGCACGCATGCCAGCATTGGCTCATGTGTTGACATGCGAATGCCACTCTGCATACCGTTAGCAAAGCGTCAGCAATGACCGTCACGTTGACAAGTACTAGGCAAGTGAAATTCAACAAAAGGGGTGACCAGCTGCTTAAGCCGAGGTGTTTTTATGAATGTGGGCGCTGTAT belongs to Zeugodacus cucurbitae isolate PBARC_wt_2022May chromosome 6, idZeuCucr1.2, whole genome shotgun sequence and includes:
- the LOC105209388 gene encoding golgin subfamily A member 6-like protein 7; its protein translation is MPLRAAAEVDKIGEINDKIAELKKRILLAEGQKTANAAEWQKQNRINRETITTLKKEIKELTHKCGQLRNPLQRAVIIKEEPATAQEVRKKASSATTTAIAVGKMSYPIGARSVEDAIFLTDLKLTEQRKQLDLLRHRFRCRKERLAKMVQQYRGLNAAKTAQAQNLGEKPPETLEEDANRKLVCQLENEIHRTNVQWMEAEHIRKKYRSIEASLMNDAERFERSLRELEAALTEQQAEIDRLQQVHNEAIAMRDAAKSILQRQEQQAHLSQKTRERQALDFRKQVEARKMELERIGRKLFVENKTLVHQDSLGSNSGDQLTAKTETEVDETTHLQNLTAEMENLFKQLMEVSGATTPAEVYDRFCSQKESASRLSYLRNAAEKEKSQLEAQREQLTLSLEAMKFSDGKESEVNQEVIENIKLKISELDLERQKNSEASEHTLTVLKFIKEHLCEMIFKLQEVDESHINLKTKGLYIHVEILPKFLADEAADDDFIEILKFKLQRCQEISKPADATMPEVPKLELESDEVYPPSDAPKSPTVAEGEKPQPMPLCYYNLLAGRAQRATGTSSSSPEQAPAAAAVPDEESEVPTRQYLKRQSVLLVDSKSRRKPFRPTPAGRRK